A window of the Labrus mixtus chromosome 8, fLabMix1.1, whole genome shotgun sequence genome harbors these coding sequences:
- the ccr12a gene encoding chemokine (C-C motif) receptor 12a: protein MTESQGQTPTMNDDGYQYDLFLELFNTTYDMTDPTYVVSNAVQLCSKEAVNEFAASVTPIFYYVNFLLSYLGNGLVLFIIYKYEKLNTATNIFLLNLVLSNILFASSLPFWAKYHVYEWIFGLALCKMVSSAYFIGFYSSILFLTLMTFDRYLAVVHAVAAAKSRKKSYAIIASVMVWCVSIAASVKELVLQNVWKSPINGLMCEESGFPESTMERWRLVSYYQQFLLFFLLPLFMVMFCYISIAVRILSTRMKEKCRAIKLIFVIIFTFFACWTPYNIVILLRAIKITRKSENADSCSDMESLDYALYLTRNIAYLYCCISPMFYTFLGKKFQSHFRRLIAKKIPCLKRHMSISSQSTRTTSQRTPHSAYEY, encoded by the exons ATGACTGAGAGCCAGG GCCAAACCCCAACCATGAACGATGATGGATACCAATATGACCTCTTCTTGGAGCTTTTCAATACCACCTATGACATGACAGATCCCACTTATGTGGTCAGTAATGCTGTCCAGCTCTGTTCAAAAGAGGCTGTCAATGAGTTTGCTGCAAGTGTTACACCTATTTTCTACTATGTCAACTTCCTGTTGAGTTACCTTGGCAATGGACTTGTCCTCTTCATCATCTACAAGTATGAGAAGCTTAACACAGCAACAAACATCTTCCTCCTGAATTTGGTCCTATCCAACATCCTGTTTGCCTCAAGTCTTCCCTTCTGGGCAAAATACCACGTGTATGAGTGGATTTTTGGCTTGGCTCTGTGTAAGATGGTCAGCAGCGCCTACTTCATCGGTTTCTACAGCtccatcctcttcctcacacTTATGACGTTTGACCGATACCTCGCAGTGGTGCATGCAGTGGCAGCTGCCAAGAGCAGGAAGAAGTCCTACGCCATAATTGCATCAGTGATGGTTTGGTGCGTCAGTATTGCAGCAAGTGTGAAAGAGCTAGTTCTGCAAAATGTGTGGAAGAGTCCGATAAATGGACTAATGTGTGAAGAGTCAGGATTTCCTGAGAGCACAATGGAGCGCTGGCGCCTGGTCAGTTATTACCAACAgttccttcttttcttcctcctgcctCTGTTCATGGTGATGTTCTGCTACATTAGCATCGCTGTACGCATCCTGTCCACCCGCATGAAGGAAAAGTGTCGCGCCATCAAACTCATATTTGTCATCATCTTCACCTTCTTTGCCTGCTGGACACCCTACAATATAGTCATCCTCCTTCGAGCTATTAAGATCACCAGAAAGAGTGAGAATGCTGACTCGTGTTCTGACATGGAAAGCTTGGACTATGCGCTGTATTTGACCCGAAACATAGCATATTTGTATTGTTGCATTAGTCCTATGTTTTACACTTTTCTGGGAAAGAAGTTCCAGAGTCACTTCAGGAGGCTGATAGCAAAGAAGATACCATGTCTGAAGAGACACATGAGCATAAGCAGCCAGAGCACAAGAACCACATCACAGAGGACACCACACTCTGCTTATGAGTACTAG